The DNA sequence TGTTGGAATGAACAATAACTGTACTGTGTGGCGCTCCATTTCCTGGAGGAAAGTCCTGCCTGATAATTGTTCCGCCTGCTATTCCATTAGCACTCCCTGGAGAAGTGCCCCCTACACTGGATCCACTGCTACATTGACTACATGTGTATAAGGCTGTTGGCACCCTCTGCTGGAAGGAGGCAGCTAGTGCACCATTTTTAGCCTTGGGAGGAAGCGGTCTTGGTGGTTCCAGGATCTGAGAAACTTTCAGTGCGGCCTCTCGGCTGTTCCTCCTGAGGGTTGCATGGATTAGACTGCTGTCAAGCCTCTGACTGGGGTTCCTTCCAGCAGCGTTGCTCTGATTTGTTGAGTCAGGGTAAGGAGGTGGGTCTCCACTTGGTATAGAATAGCGAGGAGCAGTGAGTCTGTTGAGGGTAGCAGAGTTGTAAGGCAGCTGAACCTTCTTGTCAgacgaggatgaagaagacGTGACCCTGAGAGTGGCAGAGCTGCCGGGACCCTGGAGTGTGTAGACATTCTGATTGCAGACGAGCCGCGTTCGAGGGCGACATACTTCCTCCACGTTCCCGCTGCTGTCGAAGGTTGTTATCCGCTCATAGCCCAGAGGGGTGTGGTACTGTGTTTGCTGCTGACCCGGGGGGTAAAGCTGGAACTCTCCTTTCTTTAGACAAAGGTCACCAGGCGGAGGATTTCCGCTTGTGCCTCCTCCGGTTCCCGATAAAGAgccagaagctgcagcagaagcgGATGCTGccgcagcagctacagcagcagccacagtgcCAGGATAAGGGGGCGGGGGGTTCATCTTGCTCAGCTCTAGAGGAGCACTGAACACAACTGTGTCACTATCAGCCAGCTGAGAAGCTGACCTGGTGGTTTTGATTTTCAGTAAGTGCTCATGCTCTGCCCCTAGTGTTCTCTCCATGACTAAATCAGCAGGCAGGTGAGGAATCTGGATCTGCAGAGCTCCTTGCTGCAGCTGGTGCAGAGTTTTACCTGAAGGCTGACTTGACGACATCGAGGAAACCGGGATTTGAATCTGAAGCTGCTGAAATGGATGGTGGCTCTGCTGTTGTTGCatgtgatgctgctgctgctgagactGCAACTGATGgtgcatttgttgttgttgcagctgcatgtgttgttgctgctgctgcagctgcatttgttgttgctgttgctgcagctgcagttgttgttgttgctgcagctgcatttgctgctggagctgcatttgttgctgctgctgctgctgttgttgtagctgttgcagctgctgctgaatgtgctgttgctgttggaagtgctgctgctggagcacctgctgttgctgctgctgctggacttGCTGTTGGTGGTGTTGGATTTGTTGGTGGTGTTGCTGGCCTGGTTGTTGTTGCAGCTGCTGTGATGGGTGATGGGATGGTGGAGGGCCAACCATCAGGCGACCCATATCCAGTCCCCCAAAAATGACCTGACCGGGACTGGAGTACCTGGTGGGAACAGTGTATTGGGCCGTCAGGATGGGGTCCTGGCTTTGATCTGACCCACTGGCAGCCGCTCCAGCGGGATTAGCAGTGGGATTGCTAAGAACATCCAGCTGGACGTTCTGATTGGCCAGGAGTGACTGGACCAGGCCAATGCTTTGGGCGGGGGACATAGCCTGAGCGGGACTATGAATAGGGGCAATAGGAATGTTAACAGTGCATGGGGGGTTATCATCAGCACCACCAGCAGGGCCTGTGACAggcagatcatcttcatcctcactgaAGACATTGGGGCTGAAGACAGGCAGGTTGATGTAATCCATCGAAATCTTGCGCACCTCTGGCAGGTAGATGGTCATCTGTCTGGGCTGGAGATGGAGGAGGCTTGTCTTGTAGATAACTAACAGGCagacaataagaaaaaaattcatttgattACAGCAAGTAAAACAGTCCACCGCAAAATGATCAACAAGTTACCTGCACCAAGGTTGGTTGGCAAGAATGTGGCCAGTCCCACTATTTTGAACTTGGTTCCCCAAATATTGGATGTAACCTGAGCTAGGTAGTTTTGCTGAAAAGCACAAATAAAACAGAGTGTTATAGAAAATATATATTCAGTTTTATGAGAATGATAAGTGAGTAATAAAATATTACAGTGCTGGAATTATTCACAGAAGGAAAGCCTAAATCCCGATTTGCCCGTTTTTTTACCTGATTAATGTCGTCCAAAGGAAACTCTTTCCGAGATAAACTGGGTGACCCGATAGAAGGTTTCCGTATGGGTAACCGTGGCGACCTAGAGACTTCTTGCGTAGCACGTGAAAGTTTGGGGGATTTTCTGGGGTCAATGTTTATCCTGTTGGTAAAGGGACAAACTAAGTCTCTACAGAGAAGgtagcaaaataaaaagaaagtttagcatgcaataaagacaaacagaagaaaaatgacacattatATTGCAGGAAAGGTTTTGCAAATAGaacaaaagacttttaaaagttttaacgaggagcaaaataatttaaaaagcatcaAATATGAACAATTTTTGCTTTAGGACATTGAGAAGAAAGTAAACCATAAAGGATTGAAATCTCAGACTAACCAAAATCAATTTGGACAAACTctaaagtttatttgtattaatCATATAACCAAAACATTTCCATGCAGTTTCTAAAgcacttttcctttttaatgatAGTTTCAATTAGTAgagaaatatgcacaaaattaaatgaaaagagGACAAACTAATtgaataaaatatcaaaagcaCACATTTACCTTCTTTTCACACATACAGGACACCCAATGCTACAGAACAGGTGATTGTTTACCTGGGAAGTTTGGGAGATTTGCTTCCCCTGGATATCTTTGGGGACTTCTTGCCGACCCAATCATCGTTAAGCTCGATATCGCTGGAGTCTGAGCAGttacagctgtcaatcatcgCCGATATCAGACTGTTGCCATATATCTCATCTGAGGAGAACAAGTCAAAATTTGCAATGGAATCAAGTCACATTTCAGCAAATGTAGAAGATATTTTACTTGCtacccaaaaaaaaatacagttggtcATTGGAGAACATGGCAAATTACTGGTACTGGTTTTAGTGTAGTTGTTTCAGTCCTTAAGATGCGACTGTAGTATTTGTTATGGCAATAGtgaataaaacagtttattgGTTGGTTTCATTTATCACTGTGTAAGGAAGGAGTGGGTTGATTAATGAGGAACCTGAAGGCCATCATTGCTCCATTAAGCCTTTCCTAATTAACCGGGGAACAGTACGACTTATgtgattgaaaaataaaagatgccTCATCAAGACTTACTAGAAAATGCTCAAACCTTGAACTaccctttactttttttaaaaatacataaacaactAGAATAAATGCAGTATTTTTGAGTTACTGATATGAACTTAGACACACCTGTTTTCCCATCAGTCTTAGGGTCCATTATGACAAATTCAGGCCGCagtttgctgattcttctgCCCTTCAGGATAGGCACCAGGCCTCCCAGGTACTCCAGATACAGCGTGTAGCACGGACCTCCGACCTCAGGGTTGTCCTCGGTGCGCTTCATGGTGCAGTGCAGACGTTCGTTTCCAGCAGTTGGGTAGCTCACAAAATCACGCATGTTGTTGGGATCTGGGATGGggggctaaaaagaaaaaaggttctattCAGTCATTTATAGCATTTACATTAGCAATTGCTACATCCATAACAATTTTCCAACTTTAATAGGAAACAGCACTTTAACTAGACCTACCTTGATGGTAGGGACAAAAGCAGCGGTGACGTAGGAACAAAGACGGGAAGGCATGGTGAGCTTGGCAACATCTTTTTCCTCCTTTACGGCTAAGGCGATGGCCTGCTGGCAGAGTAGCTGCAGAGAGGCGATGCGATGCTCCACCCGCACCACATAGAGGGCAGGACCCGATGCCAAGAACAGGCGGGAGTCTCTGTGACCCCAGCAGAGCGTTGTGATGGGGCGctgcagcaggaaaaacaagacagattGAAGAGgatggcattttttttccagatatcAAAGAAGGTCAACATCTCAttcctttattttcaaaatcagCTCTTTgaaatttttcttttcagctgGTTAATAATAGACCCTGGTAATagaaatttttaaaagaattgaaaGATGTTTAATATGGATAGtatcagaaaaaaagcacaaaattaTCCAAAtcataaggtttttttttatttagaataccaaaataaaatgagaaaccGGGTAGTTTTTCAAATTGAAAGTCAGGTTTCCTAAGaacaattttgtttatttatgagttATGAAAGAAGTAGGCAAGCTTTGATAAAAACTTTACAACAAAGTGATCCCGAGGTTTTCCTTTCTAAGAGCTACAAATCGcatcttgttttttaaaggttaatttcctttttataaaaaacaaacgtgataaacaaacaaactgaggCATTGAGGTGAAAGATCCGTTGTTTTGTCTCATTTCTCACCTGCGCTGGTGTGTCGAGTGTGTAGATGTGCTCTCCTTGAACGTTGTAGAACTTGACTGTGGCATTCCTAACTGGGAGAGAACAGGCCGCTTCAGGAGACAGGGGTGTTCTCTCCATCCCTGCCACTGCCAGAAGATCCCCCTGAGAGCACCACTGGACCACAACATCTGCAGATCAGGACAAAAGTGTTGAAGACTCACATCAAACAACATTCTACTTCCAATAACAGACATTATCAAGTCAGTGTGGAAGAAATGAGCACAAACGATGCATCTACGCACCTTTCAAGCCAGTGCGAATGAGGGTGGGTGAGAGGTCATCGTAGTTGTTCATCAGGCTGAGGTCTCCGGAGGTGAAGCTGACCGTCAGCAAGGGTTTGTGAGTGTGAACTAAAAACAGGACAACTTCTTCAGCCAAACTATTATACAGAGCCGAAATATTTACAGAGCCGGTGTGGCGTTACCCGTAAACTTTCAAACTCATTGACAAACAAAAGTGCAGAGTTTTACATAATTTCTGGCTGAGCTGCCCTGGTTCCCATGGCAACCAAACTCTTGATTTGGGAGAATGAAAATGTCAGAGTTGTAAAATAAGTAGCAATTTactaattaatttatttttgcattacaTGAAAAATTGTTAGAAGTCGTTTTATCCAATGCCGACCACGTTGTGTAATTGTActcattaaaaattaaagtagcCAATCTAAGAACGAGAAAGTAATTCCACAAAGATTTACGTCAATTCAGTTTTGTTTGTAAGAGTGCACCAGGCAGCAGTGGACAGAAATAGGATTCATTCagtcatcttcttccattttgtccctttttgtgtcacagggctgccagagcctctCCTGGCCACATAAAGGTACCCTGGATgtgtcaccagtctgtcgcagggtcacatatcacacacccatgcacactcccGTTCACacatatggacaatttagagtgaccaattaacctatggagcATTTTTTGGGgcggagtccctggagaaaacccacacatgcacagggagaacatgcaaactccacacagaaaggtccccccccGTTAGTGTTCTGCTTCaggccccccagccgggaccGGACTCTTGCTGCGAGGCAAGAGCGTTAACCACTGCGCCGCCACCGTGCAGTCCTAGAAATAAGATATCCAAGATATTTCTATATTGTTAGCTTGTAATAATTTAAGTTACTGATTAACATCTGAAAAAGCATCAGAATCTATTTTCCATTGTTCATGTGGTGTGGAAGTTCCTCTGTTtataaaagttgtaaaaatagTCCATCTATTTTGGAAAGCGCACAATTACTACAAATGATTCCAAATTGAtaccataaataaaaacatcttaaaaatatCTTCAGAGTCTATCTTAATgctcattgcaaaaaaaaaaaaaaacactaaatgaaaATCCAGCTCTTCCATCTTCAGaatatttattcagaaaatcCTAACAGGAGTCAGTTGAAGATGGTGGTTTCTTAAATTGGGATGCTGTTGTTAATGCAGTGTTGTGGGGATGAGTGTAACAGAGTCTTCATCATTTGTCACGACAATGACATCTGGCAGGaagggaaagaaatgaaatgtgCTTCAGTCTAGTTGTGTAACTTAATGCCTTTGGACGTCTTATCTGTGTAGTTGGAGAATAATCGGCACATCAGGCAAACCCGAATTCTGGTAAGCTTTGTTAAATGGGGGGGGTTAAAGAATAGCACAAAAGGATACTAAACTCCTTTGTACTGTTCATTTAGTTTGACAATATGCTCCCGTTGTTTTGAAGCTCGTTTTTCCCGCTAACTGTCCAACAAACAGCTAACCGGGTCATTTTAATAGTTGGTTCTGTCATCATTTAGTATTGGAGGCAGCtcattatcattaaaaaaacatcattacatTTCTGAAAGCTTCAAAAGCATCACACAATCGAACGTTCAGACTCCAGCGTTCCCCAGCAAAACAACGAGGAGCGAACCTTGTGGCGGGGAGTAGTCTTCAGTGTCCGTGTCGCTCTCGCTGCTGTCCTCCACCAGGAAGCTGGGGTAGTTCCAGGACATGTTGACAATACCGTCAGACTCATGCAGCAGGATGTGGGCCAGCATGCGTCCATGACAGTCCATCACTATGACCTGTCCATCTGCAGTGCCAAACAACACCTGGGGGGAGCAGGGCGGGGTTATTAGGACAATTAGGacacaaaaaaactagaaaaagttttaaagaagtAAACTTTTTAGTTATCACTGTTTTTTACACACTAGAACTGATCTGATCtccacaataaataaaaaacacttattCTTTACTAAAATTGATTGTTTCCAGCATTTTTGTCGCTTTAATCTAAATGTTAAGTATTAATATTTAGATTGgcttaataaaaaaaggaatcataAAATGCTGAATGGTATGATTTTATCCTTTAGATTTAGGGTTTTTAATTggttcaaattattatttggcCATCATATAACATTTACACAAATAACttctttatttacattaaaagCACAAGCAGCCAATGACAGCTCTTTTAACGCCGATACTCACTAAGATCATTTGCTGCCAATCCTGTGTCAAATTAGCAGTTTATTAAATTTACCCTGATATGATTCGAGGttttttcccatttcattgATCATCTTTATCAAAAATCTTTCAGCTATATGTGATAAAGGCACATTCGTGtggataaaatgtttttttcaatttcaggAGAGTTTCTAAATCAGATGGATTCCACATCATGcactaatgtgtgtgtgtgtgtagtgggggggaaaaaaagaaagacatttgcATTCATCCCTGTCATAATCCATTTAAGATATTAACCCTACACCTAAACAAGAGAGGAGGTGGAAAACACATTCATTCTTACAGCTGGGGAAACCTTCTCAAATGCTTTCTACGCTCTAATCTTAAAGGTGTATCTGTTACCTGCTGGTCATCAGGAGTCCAGATGCCACAGGTAATCTGACTTTCCAGGTTGATTTCAGAAGACCAGTGTCTTTGCCCGCTGACGGAGCCCACCAACACAAAGCCGTCACGGTACGAGATGAGTGCTTGGGTGCCATCATGGGACCAGGTGAAGTCACTCACCTACAGAGCATTTGAAAAGTGGAAATAGAAGCTTTTTCTTAGTGCAGGGCCAttttaaagttgtgtttctagtcagaataaaatgtttcttaatCTAAAATGTAAGGCTTTGCTTCTTCTCTTTGTCAACAGTGACAATAAACAGACCATTAATAAATAACAGcactgaaaaaatatgtttatggtacaataaaagaaaagaaaatttgatatcttctatttttttggatcaaCATTCACAAGTGCCTAATTTTCACAATAAGAGTCCTCCTTATCTTATGtcactctgaataaaaaatgtattgctTCTCTTTTGCTACTCTTAAAAATGGTTAAAGCATATATTTCAGTATaaaatgtgagcaaaaactGAGAAAGCAGTCCGACAGTCACATACCTGAGCTCCACGATCATTGACCAACTCCACAGACCAGCGGCCCTCGTACTGAATCCACACAAAAATCCCTCCATCAGTGTCACAAGTGGCCAGCTTCTGAAAAGGCTCATTCCAGCGCACCAACACCACCTtggagacacacacaaaaatcagCAGGATAGCTAATATTGACGTCTTATTAAAAACATGAGGAAGAAGCTgctaataaaatgcatttcacaagaaaaacagtTGCATCGCTGAGAGctgcaattttgtttttttttaaaaaggcatttctgGCTTTTTCTGCTCAGATACATCTATGACGTAACTGTACCGTGTTGTTTgatatttttacaatttaatttattgggaaaaaaaagagcagactTAATCTGAGATATAACTGAGAAGCAAAAAGGAAGAATGAGTAGTGAGTACATCACACAGATACCCCTTTATCTGTGCTGAAAGCAGCATCTTGtcaggtttcaaaataaaaggctaGCACTAAGGTTTTCAGTCAGTACAAGCAGTGACTCATGCGTGCATGTATAGGTTTCTATATTTGCCCATGTGAGAACACAGATGGACATCATTAGCCTCAGGTGAGACTAATGATAAACACCATTAgataatagagaaaaatcacatATGATGGATGACCTGTTTCTTTGACCGTCTCCACTCAAAAGACAACATCCATTACAAACTCCCTTCACTGTGAGAGTCTCTTTCTGGTCTTTAGGAGCGTGACTCAGCTTATTCTCAGGAGAATAATCCAAACAagacagcagctctgcagcagagaGAAGCACGTGGGCTTTGCATGCTCGAAAACCCAGCACAGGACAGGGTTTTAGGGGAGCTTAAGCGGTCTGAACTCTCTTCGAGTTGCTGGATGGGCCAACCAGTTgtccaaacaaaaaacagcatctTCACCTCTGCTGTAAAACGCCTACAGGTTTAATCATCTTctgaaagtaaaagaaaaacaaaactaacaaataaataaaatgtttcttcttAGTTGGTCATTTGTGGTGGATTTATTAAACCCTCAAGTGACCTCGTAATATTCATGCATCACACTCAGCATTCAGTAAATCTTAACGGCTGCAGCTGCATTAATAAATGGTTAGGCTTTGAAGCATCTTCTAATATTGGATGTTTTCAGGttttgacaggttttttttgttttactctgcaGAAATAGACCCTTATTGGcagatttaatttaaatgattaaTCTGATTTAGAGAGTGGTAGGGTTGAAATTCTTTCGAATTGCACCCTAATGGAAACGGTTTTTCaggctgtttaaaaataataaatgactttttttttttttttttttttttttaatttatatttttgacaGGGAATATCAACTTTTACATCATTGTTACATTGTTTCCAAGTTAAACACCATTTTACATCAAATATATTTTCTGTCAGTAAATCAGAATGcgtgtttttgatcattttgtactcttcccctcttttttatatgaacagaaaaaaacaaaacaaaaacagagcagcTGTCAATCACACTCTTATCCAAAAAGGATGAATCAATCAAATAAACCCACATTATCTGTTATCTTGTAATAgagaagtatttatttatttatttattttttgttagaaTTAAAGAAGGTCAGGTCTAAGAGGTCCAATATATTTGACCCATTTTGCCCACCATCTCAAACCTTTATCTGTTTGCGTCTTTATTGCAAAAGTCAGTCTTTCCATAACATAAATATCATGTATTGTTTTATACCAATCATCTACTGTTGGAGCATCAGGTTGTAACCACTTTCTTGTCAAGGCCTTCTTCCCTCCCACCAGCAATATTCTCATTAAATATTGGTCTGCTGCAGACTGCATGTGTTGTGTTACTGTTCCCAGGTATAGAGCTAAGGCATTAAAGGGAAAGGTTTCTTGAAATGTCATCTCCAAACATTTATGGATTTCTTGCCAAAAAGATATGAGTACAGGACAATCCCAGAATATATGG is a window from the Oryzias latipes chromosome 24, ASM223467v1 genome containing:
- the tulp4 gene encoding tubby-related protein 4, translating into MFAAVEHGPVLCSDSNILCLSWKGRVPKSQKEKPVCRKRYYEEGWLATGNSRGVVGVTFTSSHCRRDRPPLQRVNFNLRGHNSEVVLVRWNEPFQKLATCDTDGGIFVWIQYEGRWSVELVNDRGAQVSDFTWSHDGTQALISYRDGFVLVGSVSGQRHWSSEINLESQITCGIWTPDDQQVLFGTADGQVIVMDCHGRMLAHILLHESDGIVNMSWNYPSFLVEDSSESDTDTEDYSPPQVHTHKPLLTVSFTSGDLSLMNNYDDLSPTLIRTGLKDVVVQWCSQGDLLAVAGMERTPLSPEAACSLPVRNATVKFYNVQGEHIYTLDTPAQRPITTLCWGHRDSRLFLASGPALYVVRVEHRIASLQLLCQQAIALAVKEEKDVAKLTMPSRLCSYVTAAFVPTIKPPIPDPNNMRDFVSYPTAGNERLHCTMKRTEDNPEVGGPCYTLYLEYLGGLVPILKGRRISKLRPEFVIMDPKTDGKTDEIYGNSLISAMIDSCNCSDSSDIELNDDWVGKKSPKISRGSKSPKLPRDLVCPFTNRINIDPRKSPKLSRATQEVSRSPRLPIRKPSIGSPSLSRKEFPLDDINQQNYLAQVTSNIWGTKFKIVGLATFLPTNLGAVIYKTSLLHLQPRQMTIYLPEVRKISMDYINLPVFSPNVFSEDEDDLPVTGPAGGADDNPPCTVNIPIAPIHSPAQAMSPAQSIGLVQSLLANQNVQLDVLSNPTANPAGAAASGSDQSQDPILTAQYTVPTRYSSPGQLQSQQQQHHMQQQQSHHPFQQLQIQIPVSSMSSSQPSGKTLHQLQQGALQIQIPHLPADLVMERTLGAEHEHLLKIKTTRSASQLADSDTVVFSAPLELSKMNPPPPYPGTVAAAVAAAAASASAAASGSLSGTGGGTSGNPPPGDLCLKKGEFQLYPPGQQQTQYHTPLGYERITTFDSSGNVEEVCRPRTRLVCNQNVYTLQGPGSSATLRVTSSSSSSDKKVQLPYNSATLNRLTAPRYSIPSGDPPPYPDSTNQSNAAGRNPSQRLDSSLIHATLRRNSREAALKVSQILEPPRPLPPKAKNGALAASFQQRVPTALYTCSQCSSGSSVGGTSPGSANGIAGGTIIRQDFPPGNGAPHSTVIVHSNSATPLASQSSYNLMSSLEGFGNSAGGGSNRDRADYVNSAFTEDESLNQSLKHLSLGGNDASGLVVKRPPPYQWEPAAMEEVWVPQERTASLSSTAPPGPHKPPPLVLSPSQHLDVTRLPFVLSPKSPTSPNAASFQAAAAASGCQILQYPPAASYAGAQLQPMPGSPRPCTSPKEVVPPVSFSQQDATLVLPPGYPANLTNLACCPLPPMYPGGSACVGLPIPPIALHTPWGTYNSCPPMPSPALPLPPKASHMAVDKSVLSPPPPPPPPPPPPPPAELQSHGEAMAEAGESFQEVLSLTESPVPQRSEKFSKKNRKRMDSRAEEANVSQLAEGSKSKKEGRALGDFNSLISSPRLGGRDKKKLKGQKEQQMKTKKLSKATANSEFQDSSESEPELFISGDELLNQCQSGKKGWKSKRNLRAASELDEIKCRKTNEKEDRGLGSQGFVYVMANKQPLWNEATQVYQLDFGGRVTQESAKNFQIELEGRQVMQFGRIDGNAYILDFQYPFSAVQAFAVALANVTQRLK